From the genome of Vitis riparia cultivar Riparia Gloire de Montpellier isolate 1030 chromosome 2, EGFV_Vit.rip_1.0, whole genome shotgun sequence:
CAAGAAAGGCGGAAATTTCATATAGGCCATGTCCCTGTAGGTTTCCCTGagattaaaaattcatgaacaaGGATTTTCTGGATCATCTAAATTTTCCTAGTCATATTCCTAAAGAttctaatgaaataaaaagggGATTTTTCCCCAGATCAGTTGATATCTATATCTAAAACAAGACTGCTCAATCAAGTCAGAATGTGCTTGAACTTCGTCGTAAGGTGGATCAATCTAGGGATCGAAGTGCAGCATGCTCAGTCCAGTTCTTCAGAGAGGAATTCACTATTTGAAATACCAGAACCAGAAATTTTTATGGGTCCGTAGATCACTTTCAGTGAAATCAGCCCTCTGCTTCTCAAGGTTTGGTTACAACTGGCCCCTCTTTCTCGAAGATTGCTTTTGCTAAATCATTCGTTGGTTTCTCGGAGCCTCTCACAATCAGTTAGTTCGCTCAACTCACGTACCTCTCCTGAGATAGAAGATAAGAGTCATGCATGGCTGACATCCACTGCTAAGCATTCAAGACCGTCTATAAGGCATTTGATGAAGTAGACGGAATAGATCGAAGTCGCACGGGGTCAAGTGGAAATTGAGGATCTATTACAGTCCCCTCAACAGCAGGAAAGATTATATTCAGAGGTTCATCTGCTGATGTCATTGAAACACGACAACATCATTAAGTTCTATAACTCTTGGGTTGATGATACGAACAGGACTATAAACTTGATTACAGAGTTATTCACTTTCGGGAGTTTGAGACAATATCAGAAGAAGCATCAGAATGTTGACCTCAAGGCTCCCAACAGTTCCTTTCTTGAAGGCTGAAGTGACTCAGCTGGTTCAGCTTCACATAATAGATCTCCGCTGCATGCCAGAAGCATTGCCATATTTTGTCACCCCAAAGGAAGTTGATGAAAATTCAACACTCTTGCAACAATTGCCACATTGGGTAGCTTGTTCAATTAAATAGGCTCTTGAGTTCCTCACTCCTGCATATAAGGGACACCCACGTGTTATGGCTTATGTTCTTAAGGCTTTGGAATCATATCCTCCTAACCGAGTTACTTTTTTTATGCCCCAGCCGGTTCAGGCTTTACGCTATGATGAAGGGAGGTTGGTTGAAGGATATTTGCTCAGAGCTGCTCAAAGGAGCGATATATTTGCTCATATTCTGATATGGCCTCTACAGGATGAGCAATATGGTCCAGAATTGGGAAAAGATGCAGCCTCTGAAAAGAATAGTTCATTTCAAGCATTATTGTCAGTTGTCAGGCCGCGACTTGTTGATGGTTTCACCCCCAAAACCCTTGATTTGTATAATAGAGAATTTCATTTCTTTGGCCAAGTCGCATCTATTTCTGGTATACTTCTGCCACTGCTTTTGGAGCCATGAGTGTTTTTCAGACTTTTCTAGAGGCTGCTGAAGGCATGCTTAAGGAGAATGTTGTTGGGAACAGAGCAGTTGGGTCGTATGGAGTAAATATTCTTCAAAGCCATATAAAAGACTCCAAGAGTCTGTCTATTTTGACATATTGCAACGCTGGAAGTCTTGCAACAACTGGATATGGCACTGCTCTCGGCATAATCTGTTTCTTCTATGCTGAAAGAATTTTATAGAGAGGCACTATCCCAGTGGATGCTATTTGACTCCATTAAAAGCATTATACCCTATTCCTGTTCCTATTAACGTGGAGGCGCTCACTGTTGCCTTTAAACAAAAGCATAGATGGAGATATCTCGACTTCTCAGTCCTCGGATTTCTGAAAGTGTTTTATCTCAACGAAGCAAGCTAGATCAATGACGCCTTGAGAATGATTCAAGTCAAACTCGGTGCTCACGGGCCAGATTATTTTCTATCCAGATTTTGAAGGATCGTGGAATCAGTTCACGAATTACCAGCAGCATTGACATGATGACCAAGATCAAGAACACTGTTATTAATCTGCCATTTCCTTCATGCTCCATAAATCGAACCCTCTTTGAGTACATCCCAACTCGCATTCAAGTTCTATCCTTTTGACATATGATTACGCTGCAAGGGTCACAAAAATTAGTTCTAGGGTGTGCTTGAAAACCAAATTAAGGGTTGCAGATAAAAAAATCGATCAGTGCACCCCAGTTGCACTTAGAAGTCAATCCTGAGTCAAATGTCTACAGTTTTGAAGTAATGATTGCTTGAGATCATCTCTGGGAAGGTATTTTATAATGAGAAACCAAGGCCCCGCGTGAATCATGCTAGtgaatatttgaatgataagaAAGaactgtttttatttatttattgtgagCTGCGTCCAAAAGCAAATTCAAGACTAACAGAATGGTATTGGTCTCAGGAGATATTTCCGAAGAAAGGTCAGGGCACCTTAGACATTGTGCAACCCAATTGCATTGATCTCCAAGTTTCTGCCACCGGCAAACCCGAATTGAAGAAGACTTCTCTAAGGGCTGGAAGTATACCAGAAGAAAGTCCCAAGCACCAAGTTAGGTGCcattaaaagaaacaaagaagaaatgaaagtCAGGGAACTTATGGAACAGGTGGCATTCCTCAGGAATTCAAGTGCTATAAAGGATCTGGACATTGAACAGTTGCAGCAGCTTAATACCAAAATTCCTGAAAGAAAGTCTGAATGAAGGGAATTTCGAAGAATCGGAAAGAGCCCGAAAAGACAGTGATGCAAGGTACTTGAATGCATGCAAGAAAGTAGAAGAGGAAAATCCAGGGAGAATAACACCATCGATTTGCAGAGGTCTCCTCATGAATCTATTTCAGCAATACAGTCTCAAATGCGCCCCCAGGCTCCACTCCTTCCCGGCTACCTTGCTACACACACCTTCTCCtctatttgcttctttgattgggaatttactgttttaaattgaatttttgaatccttttttcaaccaaacatttCTAGCTTCAAAAAATCCATATTTAGATCCCTTCTAGACACTAAAATCTGGATTTCAATAAATCTTTTGCTGCCACTTTCCTGTGGGCATgcactttcactattttctctgatttttaactattttcttgattttctcgattttccacaagcatgaatgaacttcatgattccaaacaatggaattcatagaatcaactcatgcaaaattaattagggctttggtggggcccaacattcatgatattctctttgatattgtttgcttgatatctgattgatttttttttttattcctcttgatgatatatatgaatttgttttgtatttattgTTGAGCTACccttgtttcccatagaggTGTGGATGCTCGCTAATCAAGTATGCTCTTTCTACCCTTcaactctaaaattctatgaatatgtATGTTATCATGAGCCATATCCATGTTTGAATGTTGTCTTTGATTGCCTTAACACTCGTTTGATTACCTCTGGCGAAATGCATGTTGAGTAATATACTATATTTCTATAACTAACTTTTATTGTTTCATGATAGCATTCAAGAAGCCGTTCAGGTATGTACTTTGACTCTCTCTTATGATCAGACTTTCTTATttgacatgctatttttttaaatgacctAGTCAACCTAGGTATCCttagttaatcaattaattatcaCATCTCTcttaacttagtcagtagagacctttgtagggcttagaggggtgctaccttctagaggtaccttcccaataagtaacctgatccccggacttagactcgagtttttcaaagacacgcttttccaaatattatggagtcatttttttagggttttatttcttgttttattttcccctttaaaataaaaataaaataagtggcgactccgacttttccaaaaattaatttttcaccaaataaaaagcgagtctcatcAATCGAGTGGggatgcacatgaaaaatgtggtTCCACAATGTTACTTTCATAAAGGTAGAAGATATCCAATTAACAAACTAAATTAAATCTATGAATACCTCATGAGTATAGAATTATTCTATTGATGAGAGGAGATATCCTAAGGCCATCATTCCTCAACCCAAGAGAGACTACTCACAAGGCATTGAAATtaatgaaagagagaaaatcaTTCACATACAAAAACCTTAGTTACAATGTAGACATACCCCTATAGAGTTTCCTTGATACTCTATGGATGTAAAAAAACCATAGGTTGAATGACTATAAACAAATTCACTAAATATGAAaggaatttaaataaatttatctgATTTAGATGCTCTCATTCTATAGGGTTCTTATACCCGTTAGAACTTACATAATCCTTCATATCCTTAACATAGTCCTTCATGCTCCTTAACAGATACCTCAACCCTATGCTAAAGTAAGTGAAtcaatttcatcattatt
Proteins encoded in this window:
- the LOC117905968 gene encoding phosphatidylinositol 4-kinase alpha 1-like, producing MLTSRLPTVPFLKAEVTQLVQLHIIDLRCMPEALPYFVTPKEVDENSTLLQQLPHWPVQALRYDEGRLVEGYLLRAAQRSDIFAHILIWPLQDEQYGPELGKDAASEKNSSFQALFRIYFWYTSATAFGAMSVFQTFLEAAEGMLKENVVGNRAVGSYGVNILQSHIKDSKSLSILTYCNAGSLATTGYGTALGIICFFYAERIL